The nucleotide window TCCTTTTCCTCCGCATTTAATTCGAATAGCAAGGAAAAGATATACAGGAGATAATATAATCAGTGCCAGAGAGGAACCTATAATGTCGAAAAATCTTTTTAAATTTTTCTCACATTCCGACAAAGAACATTTGCTGATATCGATTAATGGAGTACCGTATATATTAGATAGTTTTATATGGGAGGTAAGCATTTCGAATTCGTTGATTTGTAATCTTATCGGTAGGTTTAGTGGGTAAAGTCGATTAATGACTTTGTGAAGGGTCGATCGGTTGTGCCGGTCGAGTGAAATAATAAGTTCTTCGATATTGAATTGTTTTACCGAAGTCTCGATATCGGAAATCGAATAAACCGGAAAATTTGGAAGTAAAGGATTAACTTCTTCTTTTTCATCGTCGGTTTTTATAAAACCTTGTATATTATATCCTAACGACCTATCTTTTTTTGTCAGTTCACGGTATAAATTTGCGGCATGGTTTCCTGTTCCTATGATAAGTGTATTGAATCCCCAGTATCCGTCATGTATTTTTTTCGTCGCATGATAAGTAATAACGGCTCTTACGGCATATACGCAACAAAACATAATAAGAAACATGACCCCCAGCATAGCGTAACTATTGAGCGGTATGCGTTGTATATCGTTGATAATGGCGATAAAGAATAAAAGGAACACACCTGTCATAACCGAAAAAAAGGTCGAGAAAAATTCGCTAAGGCGCGATTTCAGGTAAGGCTGATTATAATACCCGGATAAAATGAACAGAAAAATAAACAGCAAAGGAAAAAGTATTTGTCCCTCGATAATGCGAGGAAATGCCAAATAAGATTTGAGTGAACCTAAGAATTCATAAGTTTCTACTGTATAATAACGATACAGATTATATAAAAACCAAGCTACATTAGCCGATATGAAATCGCCAATGATGTACTTTATCATCTGTCTCGTTTTTCTCATCAGGGTCTGAGGATTTGTATTAGTCCGCCTTTACCTAATTTTATTACGCTTGACGGGGCCGGTGTAGAAAAATCTTCTTGCCGATATGAAACAATATAATCGACCGCTTTTTTTATTTCGTCAGAAATTTCTCCGAAATTAACCGGTGATTTTTCGCCGCTTATATTAGCTGATGTCGAAACGATCGCTTTTCTGAAACGATCACAAAGTTTTTTCGAGAAATTTTCTTTTGTAATGCGTATACCTACACTACCGTCTTCTGCTAAAAGGTTTTCAGCCAGGTTGCGTCCTTTATCGTAAACGATGGTAAGCGGCTTTTCTGAAAGTTCGATAAGTTGCCAAGCAATTTCAGGAACATCTTCAACATAAAATTCTACTTTACTTTCTTTATCGACGAGTATGATAAGCGCTTTGCTATCGGTCCTTTTTTTAATTTCATACACCCGTTTTACCGCATCCGGGTTGGTCGCATCGCAGCCGATACCCCAAATCGTATCGGTAGGATATAAAATTATCCCCCCTTTTTGCATGATTTCACAGGCTTTTTTTATATCTTCTTCCATAACGTTTTTACGGATTTCTTGTGTGTAACCTTTCTCAGGGTACATATTTATTAATCGGTGAACTTACAAAGATAAATACACTGTCTGAATTAAAAAATAAAAATGTATATTTTTACGTATATGTTTTATATTTATATCCAGGCTGTTTAGGTGTACGTTTTGATAAGGTACACCTTAACGGTACGGGATAAAAGATATTTTTCTATATTGTTTTTTCGTTAGGAAGAACGGTAGTTATAATTTAATTGAAAATTTTTTTAATCTTTCATCGAGCATGGAAGATGGAATGATTTTTTTGATCGTTTCGGCTACTGCGTTTACCATTCTCTCTTTGATATAATCTTTACGTATAATGATCGAAATTTCCCGTACTGCAGGAGGCGATGTAATAGGTTTGATATTTTTTTTCTGTTCTTCGGTTAAAAAAGGAAGGTGTAATTCGGGAATCAGAGTATATCCTTTATTTTTATCTACTATTTTAATTAAGGTATCGATACTTCCAGCTTCATAAATATGATTATAACTATTATTTTGAGAACAGAGGTTAAAGGTTTGGTTTCTGAAACAGTGTCCTTCCTGTAGTACCCAAAGATTTTTGCCCAGAAGATTTTCTACATTCATGATGTGATTTTTTTGACGGTTGTCTTTTGCAAAATAGATTACAAAATGCTCGTAATAGATAGGGATTTCATAAAAATCGGGTTGATTCAGAGGAGTGGATGCGATAACTATATCTAATAAACCGTCGTGGAGATGTTGAATAAGATTTCCGGTTCTCATTTCGGAAATTGAAAGATTTATCGAAGGATAGTTTTTCTGAAAAAGAGAGATGAAATCGGGTACGAGATATGGGGCCACCGTAGGAATGATTCCTATTTGTAGATTTCCTGATAAAGATTGGGTTTCCGATTCGACTATTTCTTTTATTTTTCTGATTTCGAAAAGTGATGTTTCGGCTTGTTTAATTATGCGTAATCCCATTTCGGTAGGTTCTACCGGATGTTTGGTACGATCGAATATTTTAATGTCCAGTTCTTCTTCTAATTTCTGAATCATGGTACTTAATGTCGGTTGGGTTACTCCGCATTTTTCAGAGGCCGTTACAAAATGGCGATATTTATTTACGGCCACAATATATTCCATCTGTTGAATTGTCATACTTTATATAGATTTTATAAATACAAATATAGAAAATATCTGTTTGATTTATAAAAAATCTCAGCTTACTTTTGTCATAAAATAAATTATTAACCGAAAGGAACGAGTAAGTAATATAATATAAATTTTAAAAGATTAAAGTTATGTCATTAATTGGTAAAGAAATTGTAGATTTTGAAGTACAAGCTTATGTACACGATAAGTTTAAAGCGATAAGCAAAGATAATGTGCTTGGAAAATGGTCGGTATTTTTCTTTTATCCGGCAGATTTTACATTTGTATGTCCTACCGAACTGGAAGATTTGGCTAATAAATATGAGGATTTTCAAAAGGCCGGTTGCGAAATATATTCCGTTTCGTGCGACACACATTTCGTGCATAAAGCATGGCATGATACCTCTAAAACAATTCAAAAAATACATTATCCCATGTTAGCCGATCCTACTGGCGTTCTTGCCCGCGGATTTGATGTTATGATCGAAAATGAAGGAGTTGCTGAAAGAGGCACCTTTATTGTTAATCCTGAAGGCCGGATCGTTTCATACGAAGTTTTGGCTGGTAATGTAGGTCGTAATGCCGATGAACTGTTTCGTCGTTTACAGGCTCTTCAATTTGTCGCAGAACATGGAGATGAGGTATGTCCTGCCAAATGGAAAAAAGGAGAAGCTACACTGAAACCGAGTATCGATCTTGTTGGGAAAATTTAAAGATTGAAATTTGTATAGTGGGATAGGGCCGGAAAAGTGTATTCTTATTTCGGCTCTCCCTGTATAATAGAAAACGT belongs to Coprobacter tertius and includes:
- a CDS encoding sugar transferase, producing MIKYIIGDFISANVAWFLYNLYRYYTVETYEFLGSLKSYLAFPRIIEGQILFPLLFIFLFILSGYYNQPYLKSRLSEFFSTFFSVMTGVFLLFFIAIINDIQRIPLNSYAMLGVMFLIMFCCVYAVRAVITYHATKKIHDGYWGFNTLIIGTGNHAANLYRELTKKDRSLGYNIQGFIKTDDEKEEVNPLLPNFPVYSISDIETSVKQFNIEELIISLDRHNRSTLHKVINRLYPLNLPIRLQINEFEMLTSHIKLSNIYGTPLIDISKCSLSECEKNLKRFFDIIGSSLALIILSPVYLFLAIRIKCGGKGPVIYRQKRIGFRRKEFTLYKFRTMVNDAEKNGPSLSKENDTRITSFGRIMRKYRLDELPQFWNVLKGDMSIVGPRPEREYYIDQIIKKAPHYSLLHQIRPGITSWGMVKYGYARNIDEMIKRLKYEILYLENMSLLVDLKIIIYTIKTVFTGKGL
- a CDS encoding L-threonylcarbamoyladenylate synthase, whose protein sequence is MEEDIKKACEIMQKGGIILYPTDTIWGIGCDATNPDAVKRVYEIKKRTDSKALIILVDKESKVEFYVEDVPEIAWQLIELSEKPLTIVYDKGRNLAENLLAEDGSVGIRITKENFSKKLCDRFRKAIVSTSANISGEKSPVNFGEISDEIKKAVDYIVSYRQEDFSTPAPSSVIKLGKGGLIQILRP
- a CDS encoding hydrogen peroxide-inducible genes activator, translating into MTIQQMEYIVAVNKYRHFVTASEKCGVTQPTLSTMIQKLEEELDIKIFDRTKHPVEPTEMGLRIIKQAETSLFEIRKIKEIVESETQSLSGNLQIGIIPTVAPYLVPDFISLFQKNYPSINLSISEMRTGNLIQHLHDGLLDIVIASTPLNQPDFYEIPIYYEHFVIYFAKDNRQKNHIMNVENLLGKNLWVLQEGHCFRNQTFNLCSQNNSYNHIYEAGSIDTLIKIVDKNKGYTLIPELHLPFLTEEQKKNIKPITSPPAVREISIIIRKDYIKERMVNAVAETIKKIIPSSMLDERLKKFSIKL
- the ahpC gene encoding alkyl hydroperoxide reductase subunit C codes for the protein MSLIGKEIVDFEVQAYVHDKFKAISKDNVLGKWSVFFFYPADFTFVCPTELEDLANKYEDFQKAGCEIYSVSCDTHFVHKAWHDTSKTIQKIHYPMLADPTGVLARGFDVMIENEGVAERGTFIVNPEGRIVSYEVLAGNVGRNADELFRRLQALQFVAEHGDEVCPAKWKKGEATLKPSIDLVGKI